Within the Myxococcus xanthus genome, the region GTCCACCTGGACAACGCCAAGCTGTACGCGAATCTGCGTGAAAAAATCGAAGCGTTGCAGGCCGAGCGAGCGCTTCGCGAGCAATTCGTCTCGGTGCTCGCCCATGACCTTCGCGGGCCGCTGTCGGCGGCGAAGTCGGGGGCTCAACTCCTCATGCGGCATCCCGAGCGACTGGACCAACGACGCGACCTGGCGCTGCGCATCGACCGGAACATCGAACGCACCGACCAGATGGTGCGGGACCTGCTCGACGCGAACCGCATCCAGGGCGGCCAGCGGCTCCCCCTTCGCCTCGACATGTGCGACCTGGGCGGAGTCGCCCAAGAAGTGGTCGAAGAGCTGATTGCGCTCCATGGGGACCGCTTCGTGCTCCATGCGGAGGAGCGCGTCCGGGGAATCTGGAGCGCGGAGGAACTGCGCCGCGCCCTCTGGAACCTGGGCAGCAACGCCATCAAGTATGGGGCCGCCACGGAGCCCATCACCTTCACCGTCACACGGGCCGGAGACCGGGCACGTGCGTCCGTCCACAACCGCGGCCCCGTCATCGCGCCTGCGGACCTGGAACACATTTTCAAGCCTTTCACCCGGACCCACTCCGCGCAGAAAGGCACTTCGAAGGGTTGGGGGCTTGGACTGACGCTCGTCTGGGGGTGTGCGCAAGCGCATGGAGGAACGGTTACGGTCCAGAGTGACGCCGCGACTGGAACGACCTTCACCCTGAAGCTGCCGCTAGACGCCCGGCCCTACCAGCCTCGCGAGCCGTGAGCCGCCGCCCTACCCCGGTATTAGGCGTTGGCTGACAGAAGGGTGACACCCCTGGGGATTGTATGAATATGCTCCCCTTCGCCTTCGCCTCCCATTGGACGCTGAGTGTGCTCTTCCAGAGCCTCTTCCAGCACCGCTATGCCGCGCACCGGATGTTCACGATGACGCCGCGCGCTGAACGCGCCCTGCACCTGAGCACCGCGCTGGTGCAGGGCTCAAGCTATCTCGACCCACGCGCCTACGCCATCCTTCATCGTGAACACCATGCGTATGCGGACACCGTCCGTGACCCGCACTCCCCCGCGCACCACAAGCACCTGCCGCGCATGATGCTGGAGACGGGGCGTCGCTACGGGGGCCTGCTCACGGGGAACGTCCAGGCCGAGGCACGCTTCACCGGTGGCTATCCCCAGTGGCCCGTGGTGGACCGCTTCTTCAGCAGTTGGACCTCACGCCTGGGGTTTGGTGCGCTCTACACGCTCTTCTACAAGCGCTTCGCCACGCGCCGCTGGCACTGGGCGCTCCTCCCCCTGCACTTCGTGATGGGGCCTGTGCATGGCGCCATCGTGAACTGGTGCGGACACCGGTATGGCTACCGCAACTTCGCGACCCGAGACCAGTCGCGCAACACGCTGCCTCTGGACGTGGTGTGCATGGGTGAGCTGTTCCAGAACAACCACCATGCTCAACCGGCGAAACCCAACTTCGCCGCGAAGCGCTTCGAGATAGACCCCACCTGGCAGGTCATGCGGCTGCTCGCCCGACTGAATCTTATCCAAGCAATGCACGCCCCGCCCTCGCATTCTGAGGCAACGGGCGAGCAGGACCAGCGTCCGCCCACACGTCGCGAGGCCCACGGCATTCACATGCCGGCATGTCCATCCTGATGAGGGAGGAGGGAGTTGGCACATGCGATTTTCAGAGCTTATCCGTCCACCAGGGCGTACCGTTGTAGCCGCAGGAGGGCAGGAAATAGGCATGGTGGAGGCCTTATCCATTGACGGAGAGACTTGGAAGGTCGAGGGGCTTCAAGTGAAGCTGCGCTCGGAAGCCGCCGACCAGCTTGGGGTGTTCTGGAATTATTTCCACGCCGGCCGGGTCGAGCTGCCTACACGTATCGTCCATTCTGTAAGTGACACCGTGTTACTTTCGGTTTCCCTGGATGAGCTTCGCCAGATACTGCGACTGGAATCCACACAGCGCTCGCACGGAACACAACCCGAGGGGATGAGCCACTCCAGCTGACAACTCCCAGCCTTCCTCCTGCGAGCCCCTTCTGAAACGGCTGGGTTTGAGGAAAAGCAACCACGTCTCACCAATGCTTGCAGAAAGCACTCGCCCCCTGCCCCCCACCATTCTCGGCAGCCAGCACGAGGAGCCCGGGAGCGTGAATTCACCCATCCCCTACCACGCCGCGCGTCCCCTCATGGCTGTGCACCTCCCCTCCTCCTCAACCCTGGAGTCCCAACTGTAACGTGCTTGGCCCTCGACGCCGAGCTCTTGCGGATAAGTCTTGAGCATTGCCCCTCGCCCTCCAGCGAGAGTACACGCCGGGGCGCAGCGACATCATGCAGATTGGAGCAGAAACTCTCAGTCAGCGAATGGCCGAAGTCAGCAACTTGAGAGTGGTAGACCCCTGACCTATCCCTCGCTCGGAGAGGCCATGGGCGCCGGCCAAGTGGGCGCCGAGGGGAAATCGGAAATGAAGGGATGCTGCAGCCGACAAGGAACTCCCCCATGACTATTTTTGATTTGCCCCCTTCAGTCACATGGGCCTTCCGGGCGAAACGCAAGCATGGCAGGCCCATTCCCCCATCAAGGTGTCTCACATGCCCTATCGCGTCACCATCGTCCCCGAGCTCTCGGAGGCATACGAGCAGCTTCCTCCCTCCGAGCGCCAACCCATCCAGGAGCGGCTGGACATGCTCGCTGCAGCGGCCGAAGACTCAGCCCAGTCCCCGTCCAAGCTGAAGCGCCCTCATGCGAAGGAACTCGCGGTCGTCTCGCCAGGACCGCACCGGGCATTCCTGGGCGACCAGTGGATTGCATACCGCGTCCTGGCCGAGGACCGCGCCCTCCAGTTGCTGGACTTCGGAAGCTGGAGCATGAGCCCACTCGCTCGCCAGGCGCCCCCCGCCGCAGAATGGCATAGCTCGGGACACCAGGAGGATGGCTGGGACAACGAGGGCGGCGGCAGCCCCCCATACACCCCCTAGGCCTCTGTTCTCGAACTCCGGCGGGCAGTCGCTGCACCTTCGTGGTTCGACCGGTGCACCTACCCGCCCCTCGGACACGGTGGCTCGTGACCGCACAGCGCACCATCGACATGACTGCGGGGACAGAAGCCGGGGCGGACGCCAATCCTGGTAAGCTCTTTGCCCTGGTTCCGCGGGGCACGGCCTGTCACTCACTCCCCAACATGCCGCTCATGCATGCTCGCGCGGCATGCTGATGTGGCTTCCAGACTCGCCAAGGAAGACAATATGACTGCCCTCGAGCGCCCGGTGGTCGCAAAGAGCGCCTCGTGCTTTTGCTGCATACCGAGATAGTCGCGCTCGCTGACGACCAGCCCCTTCTTCTTTCACGAATAGCCGAAGTCGCCCCCGCATCCGACTCACGGTGGGGCGACTCATCAAGCGACCAAGTCACAGCTGATGATGACGGCCAGCTCCGTTTCCAGCGCATTCTGAAGACCATCGACACTTGAGCGAAGAAACTCGCGCCCGATGTCCCCGAATTCGGGCCCGAGGCCTTTGTCCTCGCTGGAGGTGAGGCGCGCGGCCCCCAACGCCCTCGCACGTCGAGGGCGCCCCTCCCACCGCGCGCCTTTCCTCCACTTGGTGAGGGAGGCCCGTGTGCAGCGCATCGTCAAAGTCTTCGTCCTCTCCTCTGCCTCGGGCGCGCCACACCCGGGGCCGGAGTTCACAGTCGAGGCCTCCTCCCACGACGGATTGCTGGAGGCAGTCCACGCCGAGCTGGCTGCCCGCGGGCACCACGTGCGCGCCGTCTCCCACACTCCCACGGGCCTGCTGGCCTATGTGGAGGGCCGCCCATGACGGTGCCTGCGGAAGTCCACCAGGCCGAGGAGCGCCTCCAGGCGATTCTCAAGGCCGTGGTGGTGGGGGCGCGCGTCGACGAGCCCGCCAGCCGCCCCGGTGGCGAGGAGTCCGTGGCCTTCAGCGAGGCCGGCGCCCTCCAGCCCCCGTATGAGCCGGAGGCCCTCTGCCTCCTCGTCGAGCACTCCAACTCGCTGCGCCAGAACGTCGACGCCTACGCCACCAACATCGACGGCTTCGGCTACCGCTTCGAGCCCGCCATCGACTTCGACGCCGAGGGGGCGCAGGAGAAGGTGGCCGACGCCATGGCCCTGGAGCGCCTGGCCGCACGTGACGCCGGCACGCTGCCTTCCGGGACGCCCCTACTTCCCACGGACGAGGAAGTCGCTGCTCACGCGGAGAAGGTGCGTCAACATGCCCGGGTGGAGAAGGCCCGCCTGGAGTCCTTCTTCGACTTCTGTTGCTTCGACTCTAGCTTCGTCGAGCTGCGCCGCCGCACCCGCCACGACTTGGAGGTGACGGGCAACGCGTACTGGGAAGTGCTGCGCGACGGCAAGGGCGACATCGCCCGCTTCGTCTACGTGCCCTCCTACACCGTGCGCCTCCTCCCCTTGGACAAGGAGGCCGTCGAGATGCGAGAGCGCGTGCGCATCTCCGCCGTCAGCTTCGACACCGTCACCACTCGCCGACGCCTGCGCCGATACATCCAGGTGCAGGGCAGCGAGCGGGTGTACTTCAAGTCCTTCGGGGACTCGCGCGTCATCTCCCGCCTCACCGGCCGCACCTTCCAGGACGTCGCCGCCCTCAAGGCCGCGGACGCCTCGGACGGCCCCGCCACGGAGCTCATCCACTTCGCCATCCACTCGCCGCGCTCGCCATACGGCATTCCTCGCTGGGTGGGCACTCTGCTGTCCGTCCTCGGCTCCCGGCA harbors:
- a CDS encoding phage portal protein, translated to MTVPAEVHQAEERLQAILKAVVVGARVDEPASRPGGEESVAFSEAGALQPPYEPEALCLLVEHSNSLRQNVDAYATNIDGFGYRFEPAIDFDAEGAQEKVADAMALERLAARDAGTLPSGTPLLPTDEEVAAHAEKVRQHARVEKARLESFFDFCCFDSSFVELRRRTRHDLEVTGNAYWEVLRDGKGDIARFVYVPSYTVRLLPLDKEAVEMRERVRISAVSFDTVTTRRRLRRYIQVQGSERVYFKSFGDSRVISRLTGRTFQDVAALKAADASDGPATELIHFAIHSPRSPYGIPRWVGTLLSVLGSRQMEEVNYLYFNNKSVPPLALLVSGGRLSDASVPRIERFIEENLKGKANFHKILILEADGAGTGDGGRAKIELRPLTDAQQQDALFQQYDQRNIDKVGSAFRLPPLLRGDGRDFNRSVAEAQLRFAEDQVFQPERDEFDFLLNRKVLADMGVRFWKFRSQTTATRDPERMTEMVERLVRVGVLTPEEGRHLAGDIFHREFRKIGDDWVKRPLTLTLAGIQTGVEDLKPQKDRGLLMGEAKRLLGLREELRAEEERLAQGRLALARRYMDTEHVPVPREEFDTWFSGQPA
- a CDS encoding PRC-barrel domain-containing protein, with amino-acid sequence MRFSELIRPPGRTVVAAGGQEIGMVEALSIDGETWKVEGLQVKLRSEAADQLGVFWNYFHAGRVELPTRIVHSVSDTVLLSVSLDELRQILRLESTQRSHGTQPEGMSHSS
- a CDS encoding acyl-CoA desaturase, with protein sequence MNMLPFAFASHWTLSVLFQSLFQHRYAAHRMFTMTPRAERALHLSTALVQGSSYLDPRAYAILHREHHAYADTVRDPHSPAHHKHLPRMMLETGRRYGGLLTGNVQAEARFTGGYPQWPVVDRFFSSWTSRLGFGALYTLFYKRFATRRWHWALLPLHFVMGPVHGAIVNWCGHRYGYRNFATRDQSRNTLPLDVVCMGELFQNNHHAQPAKPNFAAKRFEIDPTWQVMRLLARLNLIQAMHAPPSHSEATGEQDQRPPTRREAHGIHMPACPS